The sequence below is a genomic window from Flavobacterium lipolyticum.
TTTTGTTCCTTTAATAAGTATGGAAATAACCAAAATGACAATTAAAAAAGCCGGAAGATTCATAGAAAAACCTTCTCCGGTGTAACTGGCAGGGTCTGTGGTCAGCCATTCAGGCAAATGGATATGAAACATTTTGAGCAGTTTATTAAAATATCCGGACCAGGAAACGGCGACCGTCATCGATCCCATCGCATATTCGAGAATAAGTCCCCAACCGATAATCCAGGCGAAAATTTCTCCAATTGTTCCATATGCGTAGGCATAAGCAGAACCTTCAACAGGCAAAATAGAGGCAAACTCAGAATAACAAAGAGCTGCGAAAACACAGGCAATCCCTGCAATGATGAAGGAAACAGCTAAGGCCGGACCAGCGTGGTAATAGGCTCCGGTACCTGTAAGTACAAAAATTCCTCCTCCAATAATGGCACCAACACCAATGGCGGTAAGGCTCCATTTTCCTAAAACTCTTTTTAAATCACTTTTTTTCATATCGGCCTCAAAGGCTGATATAGGTTTAACTCTCCAAATTGACATATATTATATTGGTTTATTTGTTACTAAGCTCCAAATGTATCGTTTTTTGTAAAAAATAAAAACAATTATCTCATTTTTAGTTGTAAAATATTAAATATTTTGATAAAACCTCCGTTTATCAATCTTTCCGGGCTGAGATTCATTAGATTAATGAGGTATAAATAATGAAAAATGTAATTTTTTAAAATGCAATATTTTTGCTAATTTTCTTAATAAAGCTTTAAGTTTTTCTTATTTTAGTAATTTAAAAAATGAAGGAAAATTTTTAATAAAATGAATTTAAGACGTTTTGAAGTTCTTTTGAAGTTTACACAAGAACAACGTAAAGGTGTTTTTTTACTCTTTATTATTATAGCTGTATTGCAGGCGGTTTACTTTCTTGTTGATTTCGATATTTCGGAGAAGATTGTTCCTGAAGAAAAGCAGTGGATGAATTTGCAATCCGAAATAGATTCTTTAAAATTTTTAAAGTCTGGAGAGAAAAGAAAGGTCTATGCTTTTAATCCAAATTTCATTACCGATTACAAAGCGTACAAATTAGGAATGTCTGTCCAGGAGATCGATCGTCTGCTGGCGTTCCGAAAAGAGAACAAATATGTAAATTCAGCAAAAGAATTTCAGGAAGTCACAAAAATCTCAGATTCTTTACTGAGAGTGATTTCTCCGCTTTTTAAATTTCCGGAGTGGGTTACCAATAAATCAAGTCATAAGATCAAAAGAAATGAGTTTTTTAAAGAACCTGTTTATGAAAAAGAGGAAATTATAGTACAGGATATGAATAGTGCTACTCAGGAAGATTTAGTTAAGATATATGGTATAGGGGAAGCTCTATCGATAAGGATCCTTAAGCAAAGAGAAGTTTTGGGAGGTTTTGTTTCGATGGAACAGATGAATGAGGTTTGGGGACTTTCGCCAGAAGTTGTAAAAGAATTGACTGCGCATTTTAAAGTAGCAATTCCTCCCTCCTTAAAAAAAATCGCCATAAACGAAGCCTCTTTAAAAGAGTTGGCAAAGTTTCCTTACTTCCGATATGCATTGGCCAAGGAGATTGTGACCTATCGAAGTATGAATGGGAATATTAATAATATTGAGGATTTGTCAAAAATTAAAGGTTTTCCTATTGAAAAAGCAAAAATAATTAGTTTATATTTGGAGTTCTAAAAAAAAACAGAATTACAATGGATTTTCAATATAATGAAACGCAGTTGATGATTGCGCAGTCAATAAAAGATTTTGCTGAGAAAAATATCCGTCCAAATATCATGGAATGGGATGAATCTCAAATTTTTCCGGTTTCCCTGTTCAAGCAATTGGGAGAAATGGGGTTTATGGGAGTTTTGGTTCCTGAAGAGTATGGTGGTTCCGGTTTAGGGTATCACGAGTATATCACCGTTGTAGAAGAGATTGCAAAAGTAGATCCATCAATTGGTTTATCTGTTGCGGCTCATAATTCATTATGCACCAATCATATTTTGACTTTTGGTAACGAAGAACAAAAGAAAAAATGGCTGCCAAAACTTGCAACAGCAGAACATATTGGAGCCTGGGGATTAACCGAGCACAATACCGGTTCAGATGCGGGAGGAATGAATACGACCGCAGTTAAAGAGGGTGATGAATGGATTATAAACGGAGCCAAAAACTTCATTACACATGCTATTTCAGGAGATATTGCGGTAGTAATTGTTCGCACCGGTGAAAAAGGAGATTCAAAAGGAATGACGGCTTTTGTTCTTGAGAAAGGGATGAAAGGATTTAGCTCAGGAAAGAAAGAAAATAAATTAGGAATGCGTGCCAGTGAAACTGCTGAGTTGGTTTTTGACAGCTGTCGCGTTCCGGATGCTAACAGATTGGGAGAAGTAGGACAAGGATTTGTTCAGGCGATGAAAATATTAGACGGGGGACGAATTTCAATTGGAGCTTTGTCTTTGGGGATTTCAAAAGGAGCTTATGAAGCGGCTTTGAAGTATTCAAAAGAGAGATATCAATTTGGTCAGCCTATCAGTAATTTTCAAGGTATATCTTTCAAATTGGCGGATATGGCTACCGAAATAGAAGCGTCGGAGTTGTTATTGCATAAAGCAGCTTATTTAAAACAACAACATAAGCCGGTGACAACATTAGGAGCTATGGCGAAGATGTATGCTTCCGAAGCTTGTGTGAAAATTGCCAACGAGGCAGTTCAGATTCATGGAGGTTACGGTTATACAAAAGATTTTCCGGTAGAGAAATTCTACAGAGATTCTAAATTGTGTACCATTGGAGAAGGAACAACCGAAATTCAAAAAGTGGTTATTTCCAGAAATTTGTTGAAAGAGTAAAAGGATATAGAGTAAAGAGTAAAGAGTAAAGAGTAAAGAGTAAAGAGTAAAGAGTAAAGAGTAAAGAGTAAAGAGTAAAGAGTAAAGAGTAAAGAGTAAAGAGTAAAGAGTAAAGAGTAAAGAGTAAAGAGTAAAGAGTAAAGAGTAAAGAGTAAAGAGTAAAGGGATGAAGAATAGAGGATACGTAGTATTGAAGTCTTTATTCTTTGTTCTATATTCTATACTCTATATTCTATACTCTATATTCTATTCTCTAAAAAAAATAACGGGATGAAGAATGCAGGATACACAGTATTGAAGTCTTTATTCTTTGTTCTGTACTCTTTACTCTATATTCTATTCTCTAAAAAAAAAAATAATGGGATGAAGAATGCAGGATACGTAGTATTGAAGTCTTTATTCTTTGCTCTTTATTCTATTTTCTAAAAAAAAGCACAATTTATGGCTCATAATTCATAATTAATACATACTTTTGCAGCCTTAACGAGAGGAGGTGTCAATATTATGTTAATTATACCAATTAAAGACGGAGAAAATATCGATAGAGCATTAAAGCGCTATAAAAGAAAATTTGATAAAACAGGAACTGTTCGTCAACTAAGAGCACGTACTGCTTTTATTAAGCCTTCTGTTATCAAAAGAGCTCAAATTCAAAAAGCGGCTTACATTCAAACATTGAGAGATAGTTTAGAGAGTTAGTAGTAGCTTTTTTTAAAATAATTACCGTTAGTTATCAAAAAGAATTAATTTTGATACTAACGGTTTTTTTTGTGTTTAATTTTAAGCTGAGTTGGTTTTCTTTTTATCGGACTAACAGGTGTTGTAAGAATTGTGTTTTTATGAAATCAAATATAGAGGCGTTTCGTGATTATCTGGAGTTGGAGAAGAAGTATTCGGTTCATACGGTTACGGCTTATTTGAATGATGTTTTTTCTTTTAAAGAATTTAATGGAGTTAATTTTGAGCAAGAGGGAATTGAGGGGGTGAATTACGGTCAAATTAGAAGTTGGATTGTTTCTTTAGTGGATGAGGGTGTTTCGAATGTTTCTGTCAATCGAAAAATGTCGTCTTTGAAAGCGTTTTATCGGTTTCTTTTGAAAACAAGGCAAATTGAAGTGAATCCGATGTTAAAGCATAAAGCATTGAAAACGCCTAAGATTATTCAGATTCCTTTTTCTGAAAAAGAGTTGACTGATTTGTTGTTGAAGGTTGGTGATCCTTGCGGGTTTGAGGAGGTTCGTGACAGGCTTATTGTGGATTTGTTTTATGCCACCGGGATAAGGAGGGCTGAGTTGATTCATTTGATGAAATGTAATGTTGATTTGTCATCTGGTTTGTTAAAGGTTTTAGGGAAGAGAAATAAAGAGCGTATTGTTCCGATATTGCCAATAATTGCGGGGCAGATGAAATTGTATTTACAGGAAAGGACTTTGATTGAAAAGGTGGTAGATGAGGATTATTTTTTTATTTCAGGCAAAGGGTTAAAATTGAGTGAATCTTTTGTGTATCGATTAATAAATTCTTACTTTAGTAAAGTCTCTGAAAAGGTAAAAAAGAGTCCGCATGTGCTTCGGCATACTTTTGCGACTCATTTATTAAATAACGGAGCAGATTTAAATTCAGTTAAGGAATTATTGGGACATTCGAGTTTAGCGTCTACACAGGTTTATACTCACAATAGTTTAGCGGAGCTTAAAAAAGTGTATGCAAATGCGCATCCTAGGAATAAACAATAGTTCTGAAATGTTTAACCCTAAAATTTGTATTATGAAGGTAGATGTTCATGCAGTTAACTTTACTGTTGACAGAAAATTGGTAGATTTTATTCAGGAGAGAATGGATAAATTGGAGAAATATTATGATCGTGTTGTTTCGGCGGATGTTTTTTTGAAAGTTGAAAGAACAAGTGATAAAGAGAATAAAGCAGTAGAGATTAAGATTAATGTACCGGGGGATGATTTTTTGGTTAAAAAGCAGTGCAAGACATTCGAAGAGGCAGTTGAACTTTCAGCAGAATCTTTAGAAAGATTACTTGTTAAAAGGAAAGAAAAAATAAGAGCACATATATAATTGAAATTTTTTTCAAAAAATGTTTTGATTCAAAGATAAAATAGCTACATTTGCAGTCCGTTAGAAATAGCGGACTTTTTTAATGCAATTGCCGATGTAGCTCAGCTGGCTAGAGCAGCTGATTTGTAATCAGCAGGTCGTGGGTTCGAGTCCCTCTATCGGCTCAAAAATATTTCAAATGCGATTTGAAATTGGTTCTTAAAAATTATTGAAAAAGGTTTGTGGTTAGTAGGGTGAGGTTTTTAGGTTAGATCTAAAATCGGAATTCTGAAATCATAAATTATTAAGGGGAGATACTCAAGCGGCCAACGAGGGCAGACTGTAAATCTGCTGTGTGAACTTCGCAGGTTCGAATCCTGCTCTCCCCACAAATAAAGAAGAAGTTAAGGTTTTGGGCTATCGGTTTCGGGTTTTTAAAAGCTGAGATCTAAATCTAAAAGTCAGAACTCTCTGCCGACTTAGCTCAGGGGTAGAGTGCTTCCTTGGTAAGGAAGAGGTCACGGGTTCAATTCCCGTAGTTGGCTCAAGTAAGTAGGAAATTGAAAATTAATATATAACTAAGATTAAAAATTAAGTAAAATGGCAAAGGAGAATTTTAATCGTTCCAAACCGCACTTAAACATAGGTACAATTGGACACGTGGATCACGGAAAAACTACATTAACTGCAGCAATTACAAAAGTATTGTCTGATGCTGGTTACTGTCAAGCAAAATCGTTTGATCAAATCGATAACGCTCCAGAGGAGAAAGAAAGAGGTATTACTATTAATACATCACACGTAGAGTATGAAACAGCTAACCGTCACTACGCTCACGTTGACTGTCCAGGTCACGCGGATTACGTAAAGAACATGGTTACTGGAGCAGCTCAAATGGACGGAGCTATCTTAGTAGTTGCTGCTACAGATGGTCCAATGCCACAAACTCGTGAGCACATCCTTTTAGGTCGTCAGGTTGGTATTCCAAGAATCGTTGTTTTCATGAACAAAGTGGATATGGTTGATGATGCTGAGTTGTTAGAGCTTGTTGAAATGGAAATTAGAGATTTATTATCTTTCTACGAATATGATGGAGATAATGGTCCTGTAGTTCAAGGTTCTGCTTTAGGAGGATTGAATAATGATCCTGCTTGGGTACCAAAAATCATTGAATTAATGGAAGCTGTTGATGCTTGGATCGAAGAGCCAGTGCGTGACGTAGCAAAACCATTCTTGATGCCGGTTGAAGACGTATTTACAATTACTGGTCGTGGAACTGTTGCTACAGGTCGTATCGAAACAGGTATTGCTAATACAGGAGATCCAGTTGAAATCATTGGTATGGGAGCTGATAAATTAACTTCTACTATTACAGGAGTTGAGATGTTCCGTAAAATCCTTGATAGAGGTGAAGCTGGAGATAACGTAGGTTTATTGTTAAGAGGTATTGATAAAGAATCTATCAAAAGAGGAATGGTTATCATTAAGCCAGGATCAGTAAAACCACACGCTACTTTCAAAGCAGAGGTTTATATCTTGAAAAAAGAAGAAGGTGGACGTCATACTCCATTCCACAATAACTACCGTCCACAGTTCTACGTACGTACAACTGACGTAACAGGAGTTATTACTTTACCAGAAGGAGTAGAGATGGTAATGCCAGGAGATAACTTGACTATCAATGTTGCTTTATTAAGCCCAATCGCTATGAGTGTTGGTTTACGTTTCGCTATCCGTGAAGGTGGTAGAACTGTAGGAGCAGGTCAGGTAACTGAAATCGTAGGATAATCCTATAAAAAATAAAAAAAAAGCCAGCTGATTTTCTTAATTGAAATCACTGGCTTTTAATTACGGGCGTAGTTCAAGGGTAGAATAGCGGTCTCCAAAACCGTTGATGGGGGTTCGAATCCCTCCGCCCGTGCAATAAAAAAATATATCAAATGACAAAAGTTACTAATTATTTATCAGAGGCTTTCGAAGAGTTAAAGTCAAATGTTACTTGGCCAGCTTGGGCTGAGGTTCAAAAATTGACAATTGTTGTAGCTGTATTTTCGATTCTGTTCGCTTTGGCAACATGGGGAGTAGACGAATTTTTTGCAAAAGCTTTGGCTGGATTTTTTAACTGGTTAAAAGGATAATTTTTTTTGTGATGGCAGATAATAATGTGAAAAAATGGTATGTGGTTAGAGCTGTAAGCGGGCAAGAAAACAAAGTCAAAGCTTACATCGAAACTGAGATTGCCAGATTAGGTATGGGCGATTATGTTTCCCAAGTTTTAGTACCTACAGAAAAAGTAGTTACTGTAAAAGAAGGAAAGAAAATGTCTAAGGATAAAGTTTATTTCCCTGGATATGTTATGATCGAAGCCAATTTAGTTGGTGAGATACCTCATATTATTAAGTCAATTACTAGTGTAATTGGGTTTTTAGGTGAGATCAAAGGCGGGGAACCGGTTCCTTTGAGACTTTCTGAAGTAAATAGAATGTTAGGTAAAGTGGATGAGTTGGCTGTTAATACAGATACTCGTGCTATTCCTTTCAGCCTGGGTGAAACGGTAAAAGTGATCGATGGTCCTTTTAACGGGTTTAACGGTTCGGTTGAAAAAATCAATGAAGAAAAGCGTAAACTTGAAGTTATGGTTAAGATTTTCGGAAGAAAGACACCATTAGAATTGAGCTTTATGCAAGTAGAAAAAGTATAATTTTTTGTTACACTATAATAAACCATTGTAATCGCTTCCATTGATTACAGTGATAAATTTTTTAAAAATGGCTAAAGAAATTAGTAAGGTAGTTAAACTACAAGTTAAGGGAGGTGCTGCGAACCCGTCGCCACCGGTTGGACCTGCTTTAGGAGCTGCTGGGGTTAATATCATGGAGTTCTGTAAGCAATTTAATGCTAGAACTCAGGATAAACCTGGCAAAATTTGCCCAGTGCAAATCACTGTGTATAAAGACAAATCATTTGATTTTGTCGTTAAGACTCCTCCAGCAGCAGTTCAGTTAATGGAAGCTGCAAAGCTAAAATCTGGTTCTGGTGAGCCTAATCGTAAAAAAGTAGCTAGCGTTACTTGGGAACAAATTAGAACTATTGCTGAAGACAAAATGCCGGACTTA
It includes:
- a CDS encoding ComEA family DNA-binding protein, which codes for MNLRRFEVLLKFTQEQRKGVFLLFIIIAVLQAVYFLVDFDISEKIVPEEKQWMNLQSEIDSLKFLKSGEKRKVYAFNPNFITDYKAYKLGMSVQEIDRLLAFRKENKYVNSAKEFQEVTKISDSLLRVISPLFKFPEWVTNKSSHKIKRNEFFKEPVYEKEEIIVQDMNSATQEDLVKIYGIGEALSIRILKQREVLGGFVSMEQMNEVWGLSPEVVKELTAHFKVAIPPSLKKIAINEASLKELAKFPYFRYALAKEIVTYRSMNGNINNIEDLSKIKGFPIEKAKIISLYLEF
- a CDS encoding acyl-CoA dehydrogenase family protein; its protein translation is MDFQYNETQLMIAQSIKDFAEKNIRPNIMEWDESQIFPVSLFKQLGEMGFMGVLVPEEYGGSGLGYHEYITVVEEIAKVDPSIGLSVAAHNSLCTNHILTFGNEEQKKKWLPKLATAEHIGAWGLTEHNTGSDAGGMNTTAVKEGDEWIINGAKNFITHAISGDIAVVIVRTGEKGDSKGMTAFVLEKGMKGFSSGKKENKLGMRASETAELVFDSCRVPDANRLGEVGQGFVQAMKILDGGRISIGALSLGISKGAYEAALKYSKERYQFGQPISNFQGISFKLADMATEIEASELLLHKAAYLKQQHKPVTTLGAMAKMYASEACVKIANEAVQIHGGYGYTKDFPVEKFYRDSKLCTIGEGTTEIQKVVISRNLLKE
- the rpsU gene encoding 30S ribosomal protein S21, which encodes MLIIPIKDGENIDRALKRYKRKFDKTGTVRQLRARTAFIKPSVIKRAQIQKAAYIQTLRDSLES
- a CDS encoding tyrosine-type recombinase/integrase; the encoded protein is MKSNIEAFRDYLELEKKYSVHTVTAYLNDVFSFKEFNGVNFEQEGIEGVNYGQIRSWIVSLVDEGVSNVSVNRKMSSLKAFYRFLLKTRQIEVNPMLKHKALKTPKIIQIPFSEKELTDLLLKVGDPCGFEEVRDRLIVDLFYATGIRRAELIHLMKCNVDLSSGLLKVLGKRNKERIVPILPIIAGQMKLYLQERTLIEKVVDEDYFFISGKGLKLSESFVYRLINSYFSKVSEKVKKSPHVLRHTFATHLLNNGADLNSVKELLGHSSLASTQVYTHNSLAELKKVYANAHPRNKQ
- the hpf gene encoding ribosome hibernation-promoting factor, HPF/YfiA family, whose amino-acid sequence is MKVDVHAVNFTVDRKLVDFIQERMDKLEKYYDRVVSADVFLKVERTSDKENKAVEIKINVPGDDFLVKKQCKTFEEAVELSAESLERLLVKRKEKIRAHI
- the tuf gene encoding elongation factor Tu: MAKENFNRSKPHLNIGTIGHVDHGKTTLTAAITKVLSDAGYCQAKSFDQIDNAPEEKERGITINTSHVEYETANRHYAHVDCPGHADYVKNMVTGAAQMDGAILVVAATDGPMPQTREHILLGRQVGIPRIVVFMNKVDMVDDAELLELVEMEIRDLLSFYEYDGDNGPVVQGSALGGLNNDPAWVPKIIELMEAVDAWIEEPVRDVAKPFLMPVEDVFTITGRGTVATGRIETGIANTGDPVEIIGMGADKLTSTITGVEMFRKILDRGEAGDNVGLLLRGIDKESIKRGMVIIKPGSVKPHATFKAEVYILKKEEGGRHTPFHNNYRPQFYVRTTDVTGVITLPEGVEMVMPGDNLTINVALLSPIAMSVGLRFAIREGGRTVGAGQVTEIVG
- the secE gene encoding preprotein translocase subunit SecE; the encoded protein is MTKVTNYLSEAFEELKSNVTWPAWAEVQKLTIVVAVFSILFALATWGVDEFFAKALAGFFNWLKG
- the nusG gene encoding transcription termination/antitermination protein NusG, coding for MADNNVKKWYVVRAVSGQENKVKAYIETEIARLGMGDYVSQVLVPTEKVVTVKEGKKMSKDKVYFPGYVMIEANLVGEIPHIIKSITSVIGFLGEIKGGEPVPLRLSEVNRMLGKVDELAVNTDTRAIPFSLGETVKVIDGPFNGFNGSVEKINEEKRKLEVMVKIFGRKTPLELSFMQVEKV
- the rplK gene encoding 50S ribosomal protein L11, encoding MAKEISKVVKLQVKGGAANPSPPVGPALGAAGVNIMEFCKQFNARTQDKPGKICPVQITVYKDKSFDFVVKTPPAAVQLMEAAKLKSGSGEPNRKKVASVTWEQIRTIAEDKMPDLNAFTIEKAMSMVAGTARSMGITVSGDAPF